ACCGTGGGGCTGGGTGGCTACGTGACGGGAGGTGGCCATTCGATCCTGGCCCCTCACTACGGACTGGCGGCAGACAATGTGCTTGAGATGGAAGTCGTTACACCTAACGGTGACATTATCACCGTGAATGAAGATAGGCACTCAGACTTGTTCTGGGCGATACGTGGTGTAAGTTACGCACATCTCAGGCCCTGGTCTTCGCTGTACATCTACTGACACTCATCAGGGAGGAGGATCGACGTTTGGAGTTCTTACCTCGGTCACTGTCATGACGCACCCatccaagaagctcaccaTGGTCTCCTTCATGGCTTTTACTCTCCCTCAAGCACCCTTCGCGTTGGATCTCGTCACCTGGGCCACGTCCCAAATCCCTTACCTCTCGGACTCCGGCCTGTCGGGTTATCTGATGGCCACCGTGGACTCACCACCACCCGTACCGATCCCTGGTCTTCCTGAGAAAGTCGCCGGTCTGATGGGCAAGACCATCATCCTTGATACCCAGGATACAACCAAAATCAATAAGATCTTTAAACCTCTGAACGAGACTATCCAGAAGCGTTGGCCAGGTCAGGTCActcttcttgttctcacTCAACCGTACGACTCATTCGCGGCTTGGTACAGTGAGAATTTTGATGATGGTCAGGCTGGAGGCTCAGTGTATCTCATCTCACGGTTGCTGGACAAGGATACTCTGACCAAGGATTTGGATGCACTGGCTGATGCGCTCAAGCCCATTCTCATTAACGATGGTTGGCTGGGAACTTACATGGTAGCTGGCAAGGGAGTCAACAAGGCAAAGCCCCGCGGAGGAGGAAATGCCGTTCATCCAGCATGGCGAAAGGCCTACATTCATGCGAGTGAGTACACCACCAACGCGATTTTGGCTGAAGTTCAAGCAATGAGACAGGGCGCTAACCATGGGCAGTCCACTGGCTTGGGTGGGGGTACCCGCCTTTCGATGAAACAGCTGAGGGAAGGACCAGGAAGATTCTAAACGATAGATTCCAGGCCCTTCGGGAGCTCACGCCTGGCGGCGGTTCATATATGAACGAGGTGAGTTTTCATGACTTCTATCGAAGAGGAGAGGAATTATGCTGACAATGCGGCTCAGGGCTTCCCATTTGAAGAGGACTGGCAACATACCTTCTGGGGCGACAATTACGAGCGTCTCCTCAAGATCAAGCGCAAGGTCGATCCGAAAGATGTTTTGTGGTGCACGCCTTGTGTGGGCAGCGAAGgatgggaggagaagagcgacggTCGCCTTTGCAGGGTTTAGTAAGATTTGTTAGCCACGACTAGATTAGCCCAAGAAGCATGATGGAGACTGTCATAAAGGACGAGACTTTGCATGAGATGGATTGCCTTGTTTAGAAAAAGCGTCATCCCGTTCATAGAATAGCAATCTAGGGAATTAGAGGGAACTGATGTCTGCTTTCATTGTACGCATATACCCTCACTGTTCACTCTTCATGCCTGTCGTTCCCCATAAGCAGGAAAGTTTCGTTTGTCAATGTGCAATATGCGTTCTTCACTTGGAACTTGCTTGTTCTTTATGGAATGTAGTATGATTGAGACCATCAAGTTATCTTGGAAGTTACAGTGTTGAAGGGTAAGGTTTACCACTCTGCACGCGGTAGGTAAGCTATGGGTGGTAGAGCTCAACATCTACACCGAGTTACTGTTATCAGCACAGGTCCAGGGCCTTGTACCACCCGACTTCTCGAGCGAGTCAATAATGTTGACAATTGACCCGTACGTTCCAGACACTGTCATGAAGCTACCCAGAGCAATGATGAAGACGCACCACGCAACCATGCCCTTCCACTTCCAGTCTCGGTTTTGTCGGCCCCAGTTGTCGTAGAGCCACATGCAGCCAGTTGGCTGATAGGCGAGGCAGAATCCCAAGAGGGCTCCGATCAGAGAGACGAGGTCACCAAACACGGGGATGCCACTGGCGATCACATAAGCGATAAGAGTCGAACCGCCAGTGCAGCCAAGCCAAGTGCACCAGTGGACGAGTGAGTTGGCAGTCAGGTGCTCCGATCCTCTCAAGATACGAACAAGGAAGTACTTGGCCGGCAGCTAGATAACGTCAGTTGGATTGAAGAACAGGTGGGGGGGCATGGCATACATGAAGACAAATCGTAGTTGTCACAAGAAGGCcaggcaaggccaagccatACGCGATTTTCTTGATCAACGGCCCAGCGGATCCGAGCGCTGGGGAGGCAACAGCAGAGCCGCAGAAGTAGTACACAACAACGGCAACGATCAGGTAGACGATAGTAGAGATGACCTGGGCAGTGATAACGGATCGAGAGAAGTCGCGAGGATCCCGCATCTCACACACGATAGCGAAGTATGCAGATGTGGCCGAGCATGCGAAGATGAGTGTCGATACGGCTGCAACTCCCTGGGAAAAGGTGGGATGGCCGATGAGCTGCCAGTCTGATTCCCAGGGGCCTGTCTGAGGCGCCTCAGCGGGACGATCCTGAATACCGACACTGATTGTGACAACGAAGACTGGATGTACGTTAGATGACCGTGGCGGGATGTCTGTCTCAGCCAGGATATTGGGCTTACCTGAACAAAGAATGAAGGCCAATCCAACCCAGGCCAGCCAGCTAATACGGCCGAGGGTCCGGATACtcgcgaggaggaagccggAAATGGCAGCCACGGCAACAAACACAGCGGTGCAAGTTCCATGGACTGATATAGCGTTGAGTCCGATCGAGATAC
The window above is part of the Fusarium falciforme chromosome 3, complete sequence genome. Proteins encoded here:
- a CDS encoding FAD-binding PCMH-type domain-containing protein, with protein sequence MVSFNLILALCAPTLALATPLSKNCKAFPGSSAWPSSNEWSRLNKTIDGRLIRPNPPGGVCHNGQPNYNKDQCPNVQQDWRTFEFHAQDPVSVMWDLWANYTCLPFEDFPCSGAGYPSYVAEVATAKHVKAAVDFARKRNVRLVVRSSGHDYLGRSVGSGALSIWTHHLNKIQYHKGQFKLSGSGKTIRGDAITAGAGTAMLDLYNVAAQNGRTVVGGGAKTVGLGGYVTGGGHSILAPHYGLAADNVLEMEVVTPNGDIITVNEDRHSDLFWAIRGGGGSTFGVLTSVTVMTHPSKKLTMVSFMAFTLPQAPFALDLVTWATSQIPYLSDSGLSGYLMATVDSPPPVPIPGLPEKVAGLMGKTIILDTQDTTKINKIFKPLNETIQKRWPGQVTLLVLTQPYDSFAAWYSENFDDGQAGGSVYLISRLLDKDTLTKDLDALADALKPILINDGWLGTYMVAGKGVNKAKPRGGGNAVHPAWRKAYIHAIHWLGWGYPPFDETAEGRTRKILNDRFQALRELTPGGGSYMNEGFPFEEDWQHTFWGDNYERLLKIKRKVDPKDVLWCTPCVGSEGWEEKSDGRLCRV
- a CDS encoding Aa-trans domain-containing protein, encoding MDSSKTEKSQYDLEAPTPLDTTVSQVGEISKEQEVDAVFGAVTDHGPNYRALGWIGTVALMLKTQIGLGVLSLPHAFHTLGMIPGAILLCAVAGIAIWTSYIVGVFKLNHRDVYSIDDAGYLMFGRIGRELFAIAFCLYWIFVAGSGMLGISIGLNAISVHGTCTAVFVAVAAISGFLLASIRTLGRISWLAWVGLAFILCSVFVVTISVGIQDRPAEAPQTGPWESDWQLIGHPTFSQGVAAVSTLIFACSATSAYFAIVCEMRDPRDFSRSVITAQVISTIVYLIVAVVVYYFCGSAVASPALGSAGPLIKKIAYGLALPGLLVTTTICLHLPAKYFLVRILRGSEHLTANSLVHWCTWLGCTGGSTLIAYVIASGIPVFGDLVSLIGALLGFCLAYQPTGCMWLYDNWGRQNRDWKWKGMVAWCVFIIALGSFMTVSGTYGSIVNIIDSLEKSGGTRPWTCADNSNSV